A portion of the Adhaeribacter radiodurans genome contains these proteins:
- a CDS encoding RNA polymerase sigma factor: MEDQEILQKFQNPDSRNLAFNQLIRKYQQKVYWHVQKMVIDHDDADDLTQEVFIKIWKNLPEFRKDAQLYTWIYRIATNECLNFLKSKKRRFFLPITDISEELSQKIDANVGPNGDEIQLKLQKALLKLPDKQRLVFNMRYYDELKYEEIAEILGTSVGALKASYHHAVKKIEDFINNN; this comes from the coding sequence TTGGAAGATCAGGAAATTCTTCAAAAATTTCAGAACCCGGATTCGCGTAATCTAGCTTTTAATCAGCTTATCCGGAAATACCAGCAGAAAGTGTATTGGCACGTTCAGAAAATGGTAATTGACCACGACGATGCCGATGATTTAACCCAGGAAGTATTTATTAAAATCTGGAAAAACTTACCGGAGTTTCGGAAGGATGCCCAATTGTATACCTGGATTTACCGCATTGCTACTAACGAATGTCTTAATTTTTTAAAATCGAAAAAAAGAAGATTCTTCTTACCTATAACCGATATTTCGGAAGAGCTATCGCAGAAAATTGATGCGAATGTGGGCCCAAACGGCGATGAGATTCAGCTAAAACTACAAAAAGCCTTGTTAAAGTTACCTGATAAGCAGCGCCTGGTTTTTAACATGCGCTATTACGATGAATTAAAATACGAAGAAATAGCCGAAATACTGGGCACTTCGGTGGGAGCTTTAAAAGCTTCGTATCACCACGCCGTAAAAAAAATTGAAGATTTTATCAATAATAATTAA
- a CDS encoding aspartate aminotransferase family protein gives MLSQRQLFLQHQAQTTDFPLLLEVERAEGVYMYGPNGERYLDLISGIGVSNVGHRHPEVIAAIQNQLEKYLHLMVYGEIVQGPQVQLATQLVHTLPAHLNNVYLVNSGSEAVEGALKLAKRFTGRTELISCSNAYHGSTHGSLSLNGSENFKNAFRPLLPDVRQIRHNSLPDLVNITHRTAAVIIETVQGEAGVQLPQPSYLPALRQRCQETGTLLILDEIQAGFGRTGTFWAFEQFSIEPDILICAKGMGGGMPIGAFIAPQEIMGSLKNDPLLGHITTFGGNPVSCAASLATLQILQKTNLINQVPAKADLFRQLLVHPQIKSIRNCGLLMAAEFESFAILKPIIDQAIKNGVLTDWFLFCDNSMRIAPPLTITEAEIKEACTVILKSIEEVSSN, from the coding sequence ATGCTTTCACAACGGCAATTATTTCTGCAGCATCAGGCCCAAACTACTGATTTTCCTTTATTATTAGAAGTAGAACGGGCGGAAGGCGTTTACATGTACGGCCCCAACGGCGAACGCTACCTGGATTTAATTTCCGGAATTGGCGTGAGCAACGTTGGCCACCGGCACCCGGAAGTTATTGCCGCTATTCAAAACCAGCTCGAAAAATATTTGCACTTAATGGTATACGGCGAAATTGTGCAAGGCCCGCAGGTGCAATTGGCTACTCAGTTAGTACATACTTTGCCTGCTCATTTAAATAATGTTTACCTGGTTAATTCCGGTTCGGAAGCCGTAGAAGGGGCTTTGAAATTAGCCAAACGTTTTACCGGCCGTACCGAGTTAATTTCCTGCTCTAATGCCTACCATGGTTCTACCCACGGTTCTTTATCACTTAATGGTTCCGAAAATTTTAAAAACGCTTTCCGACCATTATTGCCCGATGTTCGCCAAATCCGGCATAACTCTTTGCCGGATTTAGTAAATATTACTCATCGAACTGCCGCCGTTATTATTGAAACCGTGCAAGGAGAGGCTGGCGTACAATTGCCGCAACCCAGTTATTTACCCGCTCTGCGCCAACGCTGCCAGGAGACCGGCACTTTGTTAATTTTAGACGAAATTCAGGCTGGTTTTGGTCGCACGGGTACCTTCTGGGCTTTCGAGCAATTTAGTATAGAACCCGACATTTTAATTTGTGCCAAAGGTATGGGTGGCGGCATGCCCATTGGCGCATTCATTGCGCCGCAGGAAATAATGGGAAGCCTTAAAAATGATCCATTGCTCGGCCATATTACTACTTTTGGCGGTAACCCGGTGTCCTGCGCGGCTTCGTTGGCTACTTTGCAAATTTTACAGAAAACCAATTTAATTAACCAAGTACCAGCTAAAGCAGATTTGTTCCGGCAATTACTCGTGCATCCGCAGATTAAAAGCATTCGTAACTGCGGTTTATTAATGGCGGCGGAGTTTGAATCCTTTGCTATTTTAAAACCTATAATAGATCAGGCAATTAAAAATGGCGTACTCACTGATTGGTTTTTGTTTTGCGATAATTCCATGCGTATTGCCCCTCCCCTTACTATTACCGAGGCGGAAATTAAAGAAGCCTGCACCGTTATACTAAAGTCGATAGAAGAAGTAAGTTCCAATTAA
- a CDS encoding SLC13 family permease, with protein sequence MEIIIVLVLLLIAVILFATEKISVDVVTLIMLIVLCATRIITPEEAFAGFSSDFIVIIASVFVLSAALEETGILDFVIVRLVRVAGKNAGFMLFLVMAIAGAISAFMNNTTVTAMFVTPLVSLSRQIKTSSSKLLMPLAYASILGGTCTLIGTSTNVAVSGYIAKAGMEPVGLFEVTPIGIVIFLVGLVYMMTIGQKMLPDNQDHGLTEEYKIQKYISEVVVMEDSPLVGQIAYASDLSKLKFKILNIIRNKEKFLPDHRTRIRANDIILVEGEKDDLIKIKETKGVEIMADVLIEEELQSEDIRLAEILITAHSDMIRQSIKEIDFQRRYGLVVLAISRQGEPIRTKIGAVRLKLGDLLLVQGSAERLKYLSSAQHLAVLDAFTPVLFKKQKGLLTISCFLLAILVGSLGLLPLSISFLSAAVISILLRCITTEKAYNAIDWRLLILIGGMTAFGTAMEKSGAAAFLAQNIVSLLEPFGKLGILAGFVFLTVFLTQPMSNAAAALVIVPVALQTAITLGANPRSFAIAIMLAASVSLVTPFEPSCILVYGPGKYKFKDFMRIGSGLTFLLVIIILSMVPLFWPL encoded by the coding sequence ATGGAAATAATTATTGTACTGGTTTTACTTTTAATTGCTGTTATTCTGTTCGCTACCGAAAAAATTTCGGTAGACGTGGTAACGCTCATTATGCTGATTGTTTTATGCGCTACCCGCATTATTACTCCCGAAGAAGCTTTTGCCGGATTCAGTAGCGATTTTATTGTAATTATAGCGTCGGTATTTGTGTTGAGTGCAGCCTTGGAAGAAACCGGTATTCTGGATTTTGTAATTGTAAGACTGGTGCGGGTGGCTGGTAAAAATGCTGGTTTTATGTTGTTTCTGGTAATGGCGATTGCTGGTGCCATATCCGCGTTTATGAACAATACTACGGTTACAGCCATGTTTGTAACACCCTTAGTTTCTTTATCCCGCCAAATAAAAACCAGTAGTTCTAAATTATTAATGCCTTTGGCTTATGCCTCTATCTTAGGGGGCACCTGTACCTTAATTGGCACCTCTACCAACGTAGCGGTTAGTGGTTACATTGCTAAAGCCGGTATGGAACCCGTTGGCTTATTTGAAGTTACCCCTATTGGAATCGTCATTTTTTTGGTCGGCTTAGTTTACATGATGACCATTGGGCAAAAAATGCTACCTGATAATCAGGACCATGGTTTAACCGAAGAATATAAAATTCAGAAGTATATTTCTGAGGTGGTAGTAATGGAAGATTCTCCATTAGTAGGTCAAATTGCCTACGCCTCAGACTTATCGAAACTGAAGTTTAAAATTTTAAATATTATTCGCAATAAAGAAAAGTTTTTACCTGACCACCGCACCCGCATCCGGGCCAATGATATTATTCTGGTTGAAGGTGAAAAAGATGACTTAATTAAGATAAAAGAAACCAAAGGCGTAGAAATAATGGCCGATGTGTTAATTGAAGAAGAGCTGCAAAGTGAGGATATTCGTCTGGCCGAGATTCTGATTACAGCTCATTCCGATATGATCCGGCAGTCGATAAAAGAAATAGATTTTCAAAGACGCTACGGCTTGGTAGTTCTGGCAATTTCAAGACAAGGAGAACCCATCCGAACCAAGATTGGAGCGGTTCGCTTAAAACTCGGCGATTTATTACTGGTACAAGGCTCGGCGGAACGGTTAAAATATTTAAGCTCTGCGCAGCATTTAGCGGTGTTAGATGCTTTTACGCCCGTTTTATTTAAAAAGCAAAAAGGTCTGCTTACCATTAGCTGTTTTTTGCTAGCCATTTTAGTGGGATCTTTGGGATTATTGCCGCTTTCTATTAGTTTTTTATCGGCAGCCGTAATTAGTATTCTGCTTAGGTGTATAACTACAGAAAAAGCGTACAACGCTATAGACTGGCGGCTCTTGATTTTAATTGGTGGAATGACGGCTTTTGGAACTGCCATGGAAAAATCTGGTGCAGCTGCTTTCCTGGCGCAGAATATAGTTTCTTTGTTAGAACCATTCGGTAAGCTTGGTATTTTAGCGGGCTTTGTATTCTTAACCGTATTTCTTACGCAACCTATGTCTAATGCGGCGGCGGCTTTGGTAATTGTGCCGGTAGCGCTGCAAACGGCAATTACTTTAGGAGCTAATCCGCGTAGTTTTGCTATTGCTATTATGTTAGCTGCTTCTGTCTCGCTGGTAACTCCCTTTGAGCCATCGTGCATTCTGGTTTATGGGCCAGGAAAGTATAAATTTAAAGATTTTATGCGGATTGGTTCAGGCTTAACCTTTTTATTAGTAATAATTATTTTAAGCATGGTTCCCCTTTTCTGGCCTTTGTAA
- a CDS encoding tellurite resistance TerB family protein, giving the protein MFNFFESEQLKRIKSHILNLGALAKIDGHVDSAEMNYIITIGTKNGLKQEEVRSLLANAQTAKFELPANDSERFDQIYDLVEMMLADGIVDDNEMDFCVEMAAKLGFKKSIVGVLVRKISMGVKDGQSREEIKQDSQSFLEL; this is encoded by the coding sequence ATGTTTAACTTTTTTGAAAGTGAGCAATTAAAGCGCATTAAAAGTCACATCCTGAATCTGGGTGCATTGGCAAAAATTGATGGCCACGTTGACTCGGCGGAGATGAATTATATTATTACCATTGGCACTAAAAATGGTCTGAAGCAAGAAGAAGTACGAAGTTTACTCGCCAACGCCCAAACGGCTAAATTTGAATTACCGGCGAATGATTCGGAAAGATTCGATCAGATTTACGACTTGGTTGAAATGATGCTGGCCGATGGTATTGTGGACGATAACGAAATGGATTTTTGCGTGGAAATGGCGGCAAAGCTCGGTTTTAAAAAATCTATTGTGGGGGTACTGGTCCGCAAAATATCCATGGGAGTAAAAGACGGTCAGTCGCGGGAAGAAATAAAGCAAGATTCGCAATCTTTTCTGGAATTATAA
- the pfkA gene encoding 6-phosphofructokinase codes for MKRIAVFTSGGDSPGMNACIRAVVRTAIYHGVEVYGIRRGYNGLIKGELFKMESSSVSNTIQKGGTILKSARSLDFMAPEGRRLAFEQLQKYEIEGIVAIGGNGTFTGATLFYEEYGVPIVGAPGTIDNDLYGTDFTIGYDTAVNTALDAIDKIRDTADSHERVFFVEVMGRDSGYIAMPCAIGGGAEIVLIPETKTTIPDVISTLQNGWSRSKTSFIIVVAEGDEEGNATEIAARVKEAIPQMDARVSILGHIQRGGSPTASDRLLASQIGIACVEGLLNGKKDVMAGFVNNRLVYTPFKDTITKKKIINQRFVRMVEILSV; via the coding sequence ATGAAACGCATTGCAGTATTTACTTCCGGAGGCGATTCACCGGGTATGAATGCTTGTATCCGAGCGGTTGTCCGCACGGCTATATATCACGGAGTAGAAGTGTACGGTATTCGCAGAGGCTATAATGGCCTGATTAAAGGAGAATTATTTAAAATGGAATCCTCCTCGGTAAGCAATACGATTCAGAAAGGAGGAACCATTCTTAAATCGGCGCGTAGCCTGGATTTTATGGCTCCGGAAGGTCGCCGCTTAGCCTTTGAACAACTCCAAAAGTATGAAATAGAAGGAATAGTAGCCATTGGTGGTAATGGTACTTTTACCGGTGCCACCTTATTTTACGAAGAATACGGAGTTCCAATAGTAGGCGCGCCCGGTACTATCGACAACGATTTATACGGCACCGATTTTACTATTGGCTACGATACGGCGGTAAATACCGCATTAGACGCCATTGATAAAATACGCGACACAGCCGATAGCCACGAACGGGTATTTTTTGTAGAAGTTATGGGCCGCGACTCGGGTTATATTGCCATGCCCTGCGCTATTGGCGGAGGCGCTGAAATAGTGCTGATCCCGGAAACCAAAACTACTATTCCTGATGTAATATCTACCTTACAAAATGGCTGGAGTCGTTCTAAAACTTCGTTTATTATTGTAGTAGCAGAAGGCGACGAAGAAGGAAATGCCACTGAAATTGCGGCTCGCGTAAAAGAAGCTATTCCGCAAATGGATGCGCGGGTTTCTATTTTAGGTCACATTCAACGGGGCGGCTCTCCCACCGCTTCCGACCGTTTATTAGCCAGCCAAATAGGAATAGCCTGCGTAGAGGGGCTGCTCAATGGTAAAAAAGACGTAATGGCCGGTTTTGTAAACAACCGGCTGGTTTATACCCCTTTCAAAGATACCATAACCAAGAAAAAAATTATTAACCAGCGTTTTGTCCGGATGGTCGAGATTTTAAGCGTCTGA
- the miaA gene encoding tRNA (adenosine(37)-N6)-dimethylallyltransferase MiaA: protein MGNHLSTLKEKYLIVVVGPTAVGKTDLCIQLAKHYKTVIISADSRQFYHEMTIGTAKPTLAEMQGIPHYFINSHHITQEYNAGAYEQEVLRLLDELFTQHSCVILTGGSGLYVRAVLEGMDEMPEVPTSIRESLIQQKQEQGLAHLLQKLQELDPAYYNQVDKANTQRIIRALEVSLATGQPYSSFRTKEPVDRPFQIIKIGLNRDRAELYARIDARVDGMLEAGLLEEVQQLLPYRNHNALQTVGYQELFSYLAGEYDWDEAVRLLKRNSRRYAKRQLTWFTKNSDFTWFHPQQREAILAFIDRELAS from the coding sequence ATGGGAAACCACTTAAGTACTCTAAAAGAAAAATATTTGATTGTAGTAGTCGGGCCTACTGCCGTGGGTAAAACGGACTTGTGTATTCAGTTGGCTAAACATTATAAAACGGTAATTATTTCAGCTGATTCCAGGCAATTTTACCACGAGATGACCATTGGTACGGCTAAACCTACGCTTGCTGAAATGCAGGGCATTCCGCATTATTTTATTAATTCGCACCACATTACCCAGGAATATAATGCGGGCGCTTACGAACAAGAGGTACTACGTTTATTAGATGAATTATTTACGCAACATTCGTGCGTTATTTTAACGGGCGGTTCCGGCTTATACGTACGGGCTGTGTTGGAGGGAATGGACGAAATGCCGGAGGTACCTACTTCTATCCGGGAGAGTTTAATACAACAAAAACAAGAACAAGGGCTGGCCCATTTACTTCAAAAATTGCAAGAACTGGACCCCGCGTATTATAACCAGGTAGATAAAGCTAACACCCAGCGAATTATCCGGGCTTTAGAAGTTTCGCTGGCAACGGGTCAACCTTATTCTTCTTTCCGAACCAAAGAACCAGTTGATCGGCCTTTTCAAATAATTAAAATTGGCTTAAATCGCGATCGTGCTGAATTATACGCTCGCATTGATGCCCGGGTAGATGGAATGTTGGAAGCCGGATTACTGGAAGAAGTGCAACAACTGTTGCCCTACCGGAATCATAATGCGCTGCAAACGGTAGGCTACCAAGAGCTGTTTTCTTATTTGGCCGGCGAATACGATTGGGATGAAGCTGTGCGCTTACTAAAACGAAATAGCCGCCGTTATGCCAAGCGTCAACTTACCTGGTTTACTAAAAACAGCGATTTTACCTGGTTTCACCCGCAACAACGGGAAGCCATTCTCGCTTTTATCGATCGGGAGTTAGCGAGTTAA
- a CDS encoding glycosyltransferase produces MYSAKNNRKIVFAVTTGLNYDQRMQRICTSLAQNGYQVLLVGRQWPHSKALGQQIYEQHRLTCIFNKGKLFYIEYTIRLFWYLLFVRADAYGAADLDTALPVFIKARLTGKPFVYDAHEFFPEVVEVVNRPIIKQIWTSLEKFILSRTRFAYTVNESLAHLFYTRYGVKFTVIQNCTLLEPPETDLPVFASEKYLLYQGAVNEGRGLETLLRAMPTIDLKLIICGKGDVYESLIELSNNLNLTDKVIFKGYVLPDDLKKITKQAYVGINLLENRGLNYYYSLGNKFFDYLHAGVPQLIVDFPEYCRLNEQCQVGITVPLEPKAIARTINHLTQDPAFYNKLVQNCKKARQQWNWQNEEQKLLAFYQKIWETT; encoded by the coding sequence TTGTATTCTGCCAAGAACAATAGGAAAATTGTATTTGCCGTAACCACCGGTCTTAATTACGATCAACGCATGCAACGCATTTGCACTTCCCTGGCGCAAAATGGATATCAGGTTTTATTGGTAGGTAGGCAGTGGCCCCATTCAAAAGCACTCGGGCAACAGATTTATGAGCAACACCGCCTTACATGTATTTTTAACAAGGGTAAATTATTTTATATCGAGTATACCATCCGGCTTTTCTGGTATTTACTATTTGTAAGAGCTGATGCCTACGGAGCCGCAGATTTAGACACCGCCTTACCCGTTTTTATTAAAGCCAGACTAACCGGTAAACCATTTGTGTACGATGCCCACGAATTCTTTCCGGAAGTAGTAGAAGTAGTAAACCGGCCAATAATTAAGCAAATTTGGACCAGCCTCGAAAAATTTATCTTATCCAGAACGCGATTTGCTTATACCGTTAATGAATCATTGGCTCATTTGTTTTATACCCGGTACGGAGTAAAATTTACGGTTATTCAAAATTGTACTTTGCTGGAGCCGCCGGAAACTGATTTACCTGTATTTGCCAGTGAAAAATATTTGCTCTACCAAGGGGCAGTAAACGAAGGCCGCGGATTAGAAACCCTGCTACGGGCAATGCCTACCATAGATTTGAAATTAATAATTTGTGGTAAAGGAGATGTTTATGAAAGTTTAATTGAGTTAAGTAACAACCTAAACCTTACGGATAAAGTAATTTTCAAAGGCTATGTATTACCAGATGATCTTAAAAAAATAACAAAGCAGGCTTACGTAGGAATTAACTTGTTAGAAAATAGGGGCTTGAATTATTACTACTCGCTGGGTAATAAATTTTTTGACTACCTGCACGCGGGAGTTCCGCAGTTAATAGTAGATTTTCCGGAATACTGCCGTTTAAATGAGCAATGCCAGGTGGGGATTACCGTTCCACTGGAACCAAAAGCTATTGCTAGGACTATTAACCATTTAACTCAAGATCCTGCCTTTTATAATAAGTTAGTGCAAAATTGTAAGAAAGCTCGCCAGCAATGGAATTGGCAAAACGAGGAACAAAAGCTGCTAGCTTTTTACCAAAAAATATGGGAAACCACTTAA